A region from the Aegilops tauschii subsp. strangulata cultivar AL8/78 chromosome 5, Aet v6.0, whole genome shotgun sequence genome encodes:
- the LOC109736357 gene encoding metacaspase-1 has translation MECGQCGARLAVTRGASSVQCAHCRRATRVERHGAVVHGAVGFVRSVFTNIGRARPHPGYPPVYGNKRALLVGINYTGTAAELPGPINDVKCMSFLLTLKYGFPSDCILVLTDEERDPYRRPTRANILVAMRWLVHGCSSGDSLVFHFSGHGDQEEDKDGDEQDGQDESICPLDWQLNGAIVDDEINEAIVRPLVQGVRLHAIIDACRSGTVLDLPNLCQIKKNGKPQWMDHSAPNGAWKNTSGGHAILISGCTDDEDAQDGYGHETMAMGALTYSFFAAAWFAHRPPTYGQLLQKTKAILLDCNRDSQIHCDLPASILPHVRKVVNFSGVQEPQLSSSDKFDINRKTFML, from the exons ATGGAGTGCGGCCAGTGCGGCGCGCGCTTGGCTGTCACGCGGGGCGCGAGCTCCGTGCAGTGCGCGCACTGCCGCAGGGCGACGCGCGTCGAACGGCACGGCGCCGTCGTGCACGGGGCCGTCGGCTTCGTCAGGAGCGTGTTCACGAACATTGGCCGCGCGAGGCCGCACCCGGGATACCCGCCGGTGTACGGCAACAAGCGCGCTCTCTTGGTCGGCATCAACTACACCGGAACGGCGGCCGAGCTGCCCGGCCCCATCAACGATGTCAAGTGCATGAGCTTCCTGCTCACCCTCAAGTACGGCTTCCCAAGCGATTGCATCCTTGTCCTTACCG ATGAAGAGCGCGACCCGTACAGGAGGCCAACAAGGGCCAACATCCTAGTGGCGATGCGGTGGCTGGTGCATGGGTGCAGCTCCGGGGACTCCCTTGTGTTCCACTTCTCCGGCCACGGCGATCAGGAGGAAGACAAGGACGGCGACGAGCAGGACGGCCAGGACGAGAGCATCTGCCCGCTGGATTGGCAGCTGAACGGCGCCATCGTGGACGACGAGATCAACGAGGCCATCGTCCGCCCGCTCGTGCAGGGCGTCAGGCTCCACGCCATCATCGACGCCTGCCGCAGCGGCACCGTCCTTGATCTCCCCAACCTTTGCCAGATAAAAAA GAACGGGAAACCCCAGTGGATGGATCACAGCGCTCCGAATGGCGCTTGGAAGAACACGAGCGGCGGTCACGCCATCCTGATCAGCGGCTGCACCGACGACGAAGATGCGCAGGATGGTTACGGCCATGAGACCATGGCCATGGGAGCCCTGACGTACAGCTTCTTCGCCGCGGCGTGGTTCGCGCATCGGCCGCCCACCTACGGCCAGCTGCTTCAAAAGACAAAGGCGATCCTCTTAGACTGCAACCGCGACAGCCAGATCCACTGCGACCTCCCGGCGTCGATCTTACCGCACGTCCGAAAGGTGGTGAACTTCAGTGGCGTGCAGGAACCTCAACTCTCTTCGTCCGACAAGTTCGACATCAACCGGAAGACATTTATGCTATAA